The genomic window AATTTTCCCACCATTCATGGGTTTGGTATTTTTCACAATGAACATGTCCGAATTACGAATTCGACGGATCACGCGTTCCGTGTTGCTCCCGATCAAAGAATCCTTCACCGCACCAACTCCCAAGGCTCCCATAATGGTCAAGTCATACCCATTTTTTGTGATATCTTCCGCGATTGCTTTCCAGTTTCGCCCCTCAAGTGAACGTCGCTCCAAAGGAATGTTTGCTTCCGCACATTTCTGGTCGACAAAATCCAAATACGAATCTGTAATGATTTGCAAGCCTCGGGTGATAAGGGAATCATGGATCTGGCGTTGGCGATCTAACTCTTTTTCATCGTGATATTCCTCGGGAAGACCTGCCTCCATTTGTTTAAACCGCTTATCATGCATCTTGGCCGCATATACATGGCTTCCCACAATTTTCGATCCGAAAATTTTCGCAAACTGCACTCCCAGTTCCACAGCCATATTCGAATGGTCTGAATTATCAACCGGGACATATATTGTTTTGTACATCAACAAGCCTCCTTACAGATTTCCGCCAAAAAAAAGCGGCACCAGGCCCTCGTCTCAATCGCCGGGAAATTTTTATAAACAGATGTTTTTTCACATGAAATAAGAGCGGATCTTACCACTGGGAATTCTAGGTACGCAACCCAACGACCATTTCCACCTTGACCCGAGTGAAATATAAAAAATCCCATATTTATCAAATGCATTGAATGCCTCATGTTAGCATTTTCCCTATCCGCTACAAATTCATGGTAAGCAAGTCAAAGCACTCACCATTTAATGGTAGATAGCCCTTAGATTACAGGACAAGTCGTTGGGGCTTACCTAGTGTTATGTAACTAACGCTTCTTTACAATGCTTGATCTTGGCAAGGATCGTGTCTGCATCCTTATGCCAGGTGAAAATTTTGGGGTTCTCATTATGATGGCGCAGAAAGTCTTCAATGGCGGCAATGAGGTCTGGCACGCTTTTGAACACCCCGCGTCGAAGCCGGCGTTGCGTCAGCTCTCGAAACCACCGCTCAACCATATTCAGCCACGACGCGCTCGTGGGAGTGAAATGGAAGTGCACGCGCGGATGTCGCTTGAGCCAGCGTTGCACAGCTGGACTTTTATGGGTGCTGTAATTGTCCACGATGAGATGCAGATCCAGCGCAGGAGGCGTGGCATGGTCGATGGTCTTCAGAAACCTGATAAACTCTTGACTCCGGTGGCGGGGTAAACACTCCCCGATGACCGTGCCATCAAGCATATTGAGGGCGGCAAAAAGGGTCGTCGTCCCATGTCGTTTATAATCATGCGTCATCGTGCCGCAGCGTCCCCGTTTCATAGGCAAGCCCGGCTGCGTACGATCCAGGGCTTGGATTTGACTTTTTTCATCCACGGACAGCACCAGGGCCCGTTCGGGTGGCTTCAGATATAACCCAACAATATCCCGAATCTTTTCGACAAACCGGTCGTCTGTGGAGATTTTGAACGTCTCCACCCGATGGGGCTGCAGGCCATGGTGTTTCCAGATGCGTTGGATCGCGACATGCGACAGCCCGGTTTGCTTCGCCAACGTGCGCGTACTCCAATGGGTCGCTCCTTTCGGTTGACGATGCAAGGTGAGCTCGATCACTTCGCGCACAGTTTCCTCCGAAATCTTCGGTTTGCGTCCGGGCCGTTGCCAATCTTTCAGGAGTCCCGGATAACCAAACCGCTCAAATCGCGTGCGCCACAATAACACGGTGGGGCGAGTCGTCTGCATCTCTTTGGCAATCCGGTTGTTCGACAGTCCACGGGCGGCAAGTAAAACGATCTTCGCTCGCAACGCCACCTTCTGCGGGGTTTTTCCTGCCCGGACAAGATCTTCCAAACGCTTCTTTTGCTTAGCGTCACACGGGAGGGCTGTCGCGGCGGTAAACATGCCGCAACAGTACCATGCTTCCCTGTCAGTTGTATAGCCATATATGTAACACTACACTAGCTCTCACTAAACGCTCCCCTACTTAACTCGGTTAAGAAAAAGCGCCGCAGAACTTAAATAATCCGACAAAATAGCCTCGCATTGCCAAAGATGCCAACCAATGCCACCATCTAATCCTCCCTGCGGAGTTGCCGACGGCCTGGGCTCCAGGCAGTTAATCGAATGGGGGAAGCCATTCATTAGTCCATCTCACTTTTTTAATTATCTTGATGAGAACTTTGCGTTAGGGGAATTTTATGTTTTACTAACCTTTAGCCGAAACCATAGAACGAAAACAGGAAAATCTTAAGTTTTTTGGTTATGGCTAATACAAAAATTGCGGAGAGAGGTTTCATTGCGCTAAATTAAATGTTTTGTGCTTTGCTTTATTCACCAACTGAGACCATGCCTCAGGGCATGTGGGCTCAAGCAATTGGTTAGGGGGAACTCTTGATGAGACAAACCAATTTTCTCTTTACCTCGGAATCGGTTACGGAAGGGCATCCGGATAAGATTGCCGATCAAATTTCCGACGGTATACTTGACGCAATCATTGCAAAAGACAAGAACTGCAGAGTGGCCTGTGAAACCATTCTGACTACGGGAATCGCCTTTGTGGCCGGAGAAATATCCACCAGGGCGTATGTAGAAATTCCTGAAATTATTCGTGAGACGATTCGTGAGGTGGGATATACCGATGCGACATGGGGATTCGATTACAGTACCTGCTCCGTGTTAACGGCCATTCATAACCAATCGGGCGACATTGCCATGGGTGTGGATTCAGGTGGCGCTGGCGATCAAGGGTTAATGTTCGGGTATGCCTCGAATGAGACCCCTGAACTCATGCCCATGCCCATTATCCTTGCGCACCGTTTAACCAGAAGACTGGCAGAAGTTCGAAAAAAGAATATTCTCCCCTGGGTTCGACCTGACGGAAAGTCACAGGTGACGGTTGAATATAAAAATGGGAAACCCGTTCGCATTGACACCATCGTCCTTTCTACGCAACACAGCGATGCGGTCACCTCAAAGAAAATCGAAAAAGATGTGATGGAAAAAGTAATTATTCCCGTCATGCCTAAAAAATTTTTCAATCAAAAAAATATCAAATTTCACATTAATCCCACCGGACGATTTGTCACTGGTGGCCCCATGGGGGACACCGGACTGACTGGACGAAAAATCATCGTAGACACTTATGGCGGAGTTGGCAGTCACGGAGGAGGAGCTTTTTCCGGAAAAGACCCCAGCAAGGTAGACCGATCCGCCTCATACATGGCCAGATATATTGCTAAAAATGTCGTTGCAGCCCAATTGGCGGAAAAATGTGAAGTGCAGTTGGCCTATGCCATCGGAGTTGCAGAACCAGTTTCTGTTTTGGTTGATACAAAGGGGACAGAAAAAGCGTCCGTTGAACAGATTGAAAAGCTCATCATCAAGCACTTTCCGTTGACTCCAAGAGGCATCATCGAGCATCTCAAGTTGCGCCGCCCAATTTACAAAAGAACTGCAGCATACGGACATTTTGGTCGAAACGAACCAGGATTCACCTGGGAAAAAACCGACATCGCCAATTTACTCCGAAAAGGTGCAGGCCTTTAATTTTTAAGCGCCCAGGCCTTTTGAGTAAGGGGGCTTTCAAGGCTCCCTTCTTATGCCCAGTATCTTCAATCACTCATCCTGAGAAGGGGAAGAAACTTCTATGAGCACTGCAACGATGACTAAAGCCGCCTCAACTGACTATAAAGTTGCGGATATCCGTCTAGCCGATTGGGGACGAAAAGAATTACGTATTGCCGAAACAGAAATGCCGGCATTGATGGCCCTTCGAGAGAAATATCACGCCTCCCAACCATTAAAAGGGGCCAAAATTCTTGGCTGCATTCACATGACTATTCAGACCGGGGTGTTAATTGAAACGCTCATCGAACTGGGAGCTGAAGTTCGCTGGTCTTCCTGTAATATCTTTTCAACACAGGATCATGCTGCGGCTGCCATCGCCGCAAAGGGAATTCCTGTATTTGCCTGGAAGGGTGAAACAGAACAAGAATATGAGTGGTGCCTAGAACAAACCATTTTAAAAGATGGCCAACCGTGGGATGCCAACATGGTTCTGGATGACGGTGGGGACTTGACAATGATGCTCCACCAAAAATACCCCGCCATGTTAAACCAAATTCATGGAATTACTGAAGAAACAACCACCGGGGTTCATCGCCTGCAGGAAATGCTAAAAAAGGGCACGCTAAAGGTTCCAGCCATTAATGTGAATGATTCAATCACCAAGTCAAAAAATGATAATAAGTATGGTTGCCGACACAGCTTAAATGACGCGATTAAACGCGCGACTGATCACCTCCTGTCAGGAAAAAAGGCCCTCGTGATTGGATACGGCGACGTTGGGAAGGGCTCGGCTCAATCACTCCGACAGGAAGGCATGATTGTCAAAATTTCAGAGATTGATCCCATCTGTGCCATGCAAGCCTGCATGGATGGGTATGAAGTGGTCTCTCCTTATAAAGGTGGGATCAATACAGGCAAAGTCGAAGACACCAACTCCGACCTTCTCCAGAACACGGATATTGTCGTCACAGCTACCGGCAACTTGAATGTCTGCGATTCAGCCATCCTGCGATCCTTAAAATCCGGGGCGGTCGTTTGCAATATCGGTCACTTCGACAATGAAATCGATACTGCCTTCATGCGAAAGAACTGGAAATGGGAAGAAGTAAAACCTCAGGTACATACGGTTTATCGTGACAAAGCCAGCAATGATCACCTCATTTTGCTGTCCGAAGGGCGCTTGGTGAATTTGGGAAATGGGACCGGGCATCCATCCCGAGTCATGGATGGTTCATTCGCCAATCAAGTTCTCGCTCAAATTTACCTCTACGAGCGGAAATTCGCCGACCAGAAAGATGGACCAATTACAGTGCAGGTGTTACCGAAGCATCTCGACGAAGAGGTGGCAGCCCATATGGTCAGAGGTTTTGGAGGGGTTATCACTAAACTCACTCAAACACAGGCTGATTATATTCACGTACCAATCAACGGACCGTTTAAAGAGGACAGCTACAAGTACTAACATTTACCTTATGGTAGTTTTGATATTTTTCCCCAGTGACCTCTTCACAGGGAACATAACAAATGATGATAATGTTTCTACAAAATTGATTGCGAATTCAAAAATAACCACAGACATTAGTATTGAGGGGGCCTTGGCTTGACAGGGCCCCCTAGCTTTTTTCAAACAATCTGGTATCCTGTCCATATGAATGGTATCAAGATTGATTGCTGCTATAGTATTGCCTCTTCCCAACTAAATTGGTACATTAATCTCTCAAACCACTCTTTTACACGGGAAAATCAAGTCCCGTGTTAGTCGGTTTCAACAACCCACTTTCGTATATGTAAAAGAGATTTCAATCCTAAGGTTTAATTTCACTAACAAATCTATCACCGTTGAATTTCCCATCCAGGCATGGGGAACATGTTCTTAGGTGACTAGAGATATAAGAGGACTTAGACAGCTATGTCACGAACGTTAGACCCCTCCTTAGCCGGAACTCCACAACGAGACTACCCCACAATGATTCTGTTTGGGATAATTGTCTTGACCACAATCGTCGGGCTCCCATTGTATGCCTACTTTTACGATTTCTCCTGGGTGGACTGGACCATGTTTGTCATGCTTTACCTCTTTACAGGATTAGGCATTACTGTAGGCTATCACCGGTTAATTACCCATAGGAGCTTTAAGTGCCCAAACTGGATCAAAGCCATTTTCTTAATCGCAGGCGGTATGGCGTTAGAAAACTCAGCACTACGATGGGCCAGCGACCATATTAGACACCATGCCCGGTGCGACCAGAAAGAAGATCCCTATAACGCCACCCTGGGTTTTTGGCACAGTCATTGTGGCTGGATTTTCTGGAAAGATCCCAATCGTGATCCAAAATATGCCACCCGGCTTTTGCAGGATCCTCTGATTTTGTGGCAAGACAAATATTACCTTCCCATTCTTTTATCTGGACTGGTGCTCCCATTCGTCGTGGGGCTTTTGTACAATGGGTGGATTGGGGGTGTCGGGTGCTTCCTCCTGGCTGGGCTTGCACGTACCTTCTTTGTCCTAAATTCAACATTCTTCATTAATTCCATTTGCCATATCTGGGGTGATCAACCCCATGGAACATCTGATTCTAGCCGAGATAGTTGGTGGATATCATTACTCACATTTGGAGAGGGATATCACAACTATCATCACATGTATCAAAGTGACTATCGAAATGGTGTTCGCTGGTATAATTTTGATCCATCCAAATGGCTTATATGGACGTTGAGCAAATTAGGCTTAGCCTATGATCTTCGTCGCCAGGCTCCTAACCAGCCGTAACGACATTTAGCATTTAGAGGCTCCTCCGGCCTGGATTGGACTCTCGGACGGAGCCTCCTCTCCTGTTTTTTTATTATCCGGCCAATCTCTCACACATCTCATTATTGCGCACCTAAGAAGTCGTGTGATAAATTCGCCTGCATTCACGCGGGTTTTTGACAATATGATTACAAGTGAACTTCAACAAAATACGGGTAGATTTCTGATGAATACCTATACCCGCCTACCCATTTCCCTTGTTCGAGGAAATGGATGTCTGGTGTATGATGCAGAAGGACGGGAATATCTCGATTGTCTCGCGGGGATTGCCGTCAATATCCTAGGTCATGCCCAACCGGATCTTGTGGAGACCATCACACGACAAGCCCGGCAACTCATTCATACCTCCAACCTGTTTTATACCGAACCCCAAACCAGCCTAGCCCAAAAGCTGGTGGAACTGTCCTTTGCGGACAAAGTGTTCTTTTGTAATAGCGGGACAGAGGCTAACGAGGCCGCTATAAAATTAGCCAGGAGGTATGCACACAACACCTTTGGTCCCGAACGGTTTGAAATTTTGACCATGGTGAATTCCTTTCATGGACGAACCTTGGCAAGTCTCACTGCAACCGGCCAGCCAAAATTACAAGAAGGGTTCGGACCGCTTGTGCCTGGTTTTCGATACGCTCCATTCAATGATCTGGATGCCTTGAAAGCCAATATCACTCCCCAGACAGCAGCTGTGCTGTTAGAACCCATTCAGGCTGAAGGTGGGATAATGGTTCCCCATCCTTCCTATTTGAAGGGACTTCGAGAATTCTGCACAGAGAACCATATCCTTCTGATTTTCGATGAAGTCCAAACCGGAATGGGTCGAACGGGGACGTTGTTTGCTTATGAGCAGTTCGGAATTCAACCCGACATTATGACATTGGCTAAAGGCTTGGGGGGCGGCCTCCCCATTGGGGCCTGCCTAGCTACCGACAACGTCGCAGCGGCATTTGAACCAGGCACGCACGCCTCCACGTTCGGAGGCAACCCCTTAGCCTGCGCGGTAGCCTTAAAAGTCATAGAACTCCTCATTGAAGGCGGAAAACTTGAACATGGGCTGGTTGCGGGTCGCTATTTAGCCAAAGGACTCAGCTCCCTGCAAGAGCAATTCTCCTGCATTCATGAGGCCCGCGGCATTGGCCTCCTCCAGGGCTTAGAATTAACCATTGACGGAAAACCTCTCGTCCTGGAATGCCTTGACCGACGTGTCCTAATTAACTGCACTATGGGAAAGGTCCTCAGATTTGTGCCTCCCTTAATCATCAGTAACGCACAAATTGATCGGCTTCTGTCCGTCCTCTCTGACGTTCTTTCCAAGCATCGTTAAATCATGTCGTCACCAAGGCAGTCTTCTCGTACCGGAAAATCCACTTCTTCCGCACAGCGCAAGAAGAGGACGGACCTTCCCAAAGACTTGCTGACGGTGGCCGATATTCCCAGGAATACGATTCACCATTTGATTGCTCTTGCTCAAAAGATGAAGGCTGCCAGAACACAAGGGCGCACCACCTTTCCGTTAAAGGGCAAAACGTTAGGGCTTATTTTTGAAAAGCCCTCTACGCGGACCAGGGTTTCCTTCGAAGCCGGAATGAATCAACTTGGTGGACAAGCCATTTTTCTGGCGTCCGAAAAAATCCAATTGAGCCGTGGAGAAAGTTTAGCCGATACAGCAAAAGTCCTGACGCGCTACTTAGATGGACTCGTTGTAAGGACATTCAACCAAACCTCCCTGGAAGAATGGGCCCGACATACCTCGATTCCTGTCATCAATGGATTAACGGACGATTGTCACCCCTGCCAGGCCTTAGCTGATCTTTTGACCATTGTCGAACATAGGGTCCACGCGAAAGGCTTAAAGCTGGCATATATTGGAGATGGAAACAATATCACCCACTCCCTTATCGAAATCGGGGCCAAAGTGGGTATGCACGTGACCGTAGGATGCCCACAAGGCTATGAACCTGATCCCCATATTGTTGAGGCGGCGCAAAAAGAAGGCCAACAAACAGGTGCCAGAATTGAAATCACCCATGATCCTAACATCGCTGCAACGGACGCTGATGTGATTTATACAGATGTGTGGATCAGCATGGGGCAGGAACACCAGCAGGAACCACGCATGGAAGCTCTGGCGCCTTATCAGGTCAACGGGAGACTCATGCAACAGGCAAAACCGGATGCCCTCCTCATGCATTGCCTGCCGGCCCATCGTGGTGAGGAAATAACCGAAGACGTCCTGGACGGCCCACAATCAGTCGTGTTGGATCAAGCCGAAAACCGTCTACACATCCAAAAAGCTATTTTGCTTCAATGGTTAGGAAGATCGCCTTTATGAAGAAACGCACCGGCGCACCCTCCCTCAAAACCCTATCCCATTCTTCAGCATCTCCTCAAACAAAGCTGCCACAAACACCCGGAGATTCAAAACTCTGGGGAGGGCGATTTCAAGGTCAAACACATCAACTCGTTGAAACGTTCACCGCCTCGATCAACGTTGATCGCCGCCTGTATGAATACGACATTGAAGGTAGCATCGCCCACTGCAAAACGTTACAACGGGCTAAGGTCTTGCCGCAGCGAGAATGCCAAAGCATTATACGAGGACTCCTGACCATTCGGGAGGACATTCGCGCCGGCCGCCATCAATGGAAGACCGAAGATGAAGACGTGCACATGAGCATTGAACGGCGCCTGACCGAGCTGATTGGGCCAGTTGGCGGTAAACTCCACACCGGCCGAAGTCGAAATGACCAAGTCACCCTTGATCTTCGACTCTACCTCAGAGATACCATCCAACACCTGAGCAATGATCTTCGTGTACTTCAACAGTCGCTCGTGACCCTCGCCGAGCGATATATGGGAGTAATAATGCCGGGCTATACACATTTACAGAGGGCCCAGCCGGTTCTCTTTTCGCATCATGCCTTAGCCTATGTGGAAATGGTTGAGCGGGACAAAGGGCGTCTCCATGATGCCCTGGTTCGAATTAACGTCATGCCGTTAGGTTCCGGTGCGTTAGCTGGAAACAATTACCCGATCGACCGACACTATACCGCTTCCTTATTACATTTCCCTTGCGTGACCCAGAATAGCCTGGATGCCGTGTCTGACCGAGATTACGTCATTGAGGTGCTTAGCGCTTGCGCCATCGTGATGATGCACCTCTCCCGTTTAAGTGAAGAACTTATTTTATGGTCATCACAAGAATTTCACTTCACAGATCTTCCCGACGGATTTTGTACAGGCAGCAGCATGATGCCGCAGAAAAAAAATCCAGACGTCCCTGAACTGATCCGGGGGAAAACCGGTCGGGTCTATGGACACTTGCTCAGCCTCCTGACCACTTTAAAAGGATTGCCTCTCAGCTACAATCGGGACCTTCAGGAAGACAAAGAACCGTTGTTCGACACATTGGATACCGTGACGATATCAGTTAATATTTATGCGGAACTCCTGAATCAACTAACGATACAACCTGAGCCTATGAAAGAAGCGGTGTCTCAGGGTTTTCTGCTTGCCACGGAGTTGGCGGACTACTTGGTTAAAAAGGGGATGCCTTTCCGTGAATCCCACCATGTGGTGGGAAGTCTGGTACGAGAGTGCTTAGCGAAAGGGAAGGATTTGGGGCAACTCACCCAACAGGATTTACAAAACGCCTCCTCGTCTTTTGATCCCAAAGCATTTCAAGTTTTAACTCCCGAAGCAGCGATTAACAGTAAAAACATTATAGGTGGTACTGCTAAAGCCCAAGTCACAAAACAGATCAAGGGTTGGAAAAAATCACTACAGGCCGAGATGAAACGTTCGATAAAAAATCAGTGAAAGGCATGAGGCAAATCCTAAATATGGCTAACAGGTATTTCCTCATTTTTTGCATTCTGGCGATCCACTTCTCCTCAGGTTGCGGAGCAGTGGGCCCTCCCATCCCCCCAGAAAAAGTTGGCATTGAAGCCAAGAGACTCAAGCAACAGCAAGATCAGGCCAAAAAAGAGGGAGCCTTTGACCAGGACCCCCTGAATGTACCACTGGAAGAGGCAGTGGAATTACCCACCGTGTATCCTATCGATACCCGATAATACACAGGGATTTGTCCAGGGAGAACCTCACGAGGTACAATGAGGTCCTCCGCAGTCTCTCCAACTGTTTGTGGAGGATAAAAGAATGGATACTTCTCTCACTCACGGTGAAATTCGTCCCAAACTTCTATTGCTTGATCCTTATCCGCGAAATAATCCCTACCGCATGACGGCAAGCGAGCGCCGGTCGATCTGGTTTCCGAAGCTCAGCCTGCCAGCGATTGCCGCTTATACTCCAACAACATGGGATGTTGAAATCCTGGACGAAGCCGTTAGGGATATCGATTTTGAGACTCCCTGTGATGTGGTTGGAATATCCATTATGACCTGTTATGCCCCCAGAGCCTATGAAATTGCAGATGAATTTCGTCGACGGCGGAAACCGGTCATTCTTGGAGGAGTGCATCCCACCTATTGCCCTGATGAAGCTCTGCGCCATTGCGATGCCATTGTCTGCGGGGAAGCCGAAGACCTTTGGCCTCAAGTCATCAACGACATCGAGGCCGGGTCCTTGAAACGAATCTATCGCATGGACCAATTTCCAACCTTAAGTCATTACAAACCCCCACGCATTGAATTACTCAGCCCGGATTCTTATATGACCAGGCTTTGCACTTTCACGACGCGAGGTTGTCATTTTGATTGTGAGTTTTGCAGCGTTTCGCCATTTAATGGCAAAACCACTCGACGCCGACCCGTTCCCGAAGTCATTGAGGAGCTGAAACGAGCCAAAGAGTGGCTGCGCTCGGACATTATTGAACGAATGACCCGTGGGTCACTTTTCCACGCCTTAACAACCTCCCTGAAAATTTGGGTGGGGCTGGAAGAAGGTTCGATTGTTGCTTTTGTAGATGACCTGCATAACAGTCATCGCGCCTACTGCCGTGAGTTATGGCAGGCCCTGAAATCTCTCAACATTAAATGGGGCTGCCAGTCCACCCTCTTTCTTGGGGATGATCCTGAAATGGTACGATTGGCTGCCGATAGCGGTTGCGTATCGGTTTTTGTCGGGATGGAATCCTTGTCGGATGATTCGCTCGATGAAACCAACAAAGGATTTAACCAGGTGCGGAAATTTGAAAACCAAATTAAAATGTTTCATGACCATGGTATCATGGTGAACCCTGGGCTTGTTTTTGGATTTGATAATGACGACGAATCGGTATTCGAGACTGCCGTAGACTTTTTGACGCGCAACAAAGTTGAATTGGCCTACTTTAATGTGTTGACCCCACTTCCAGGGACGGCTTTATACGAACGCTTTAAGCTGGAGGGACGGATCATTGATCAGGACTGGTCGAAGTATGACGGGAAGCATGTGGTATACACACCCAAACGCATGTCAGCCGAGCAATTACAGGAAGGGTTTTTCTGGGCCAACCGCCAGTTTTATTCCTGGCCCTGCATCTGGAATCGCATGGGGCATAAGAGCGAACGACTGATTCCACGCCTGGAAATGAATTGGGAATTTCGAAAATTAATATACCGCACCACACCCAAAGGCGCTTTATCCCCCCTGGCTAAAGTCTTAAAAAATCTGCAAACCAAACTCCCGACCCGTGAAACGCAGCAACTCGTTCCTAACGCTCTTCACCCTCAACCATCTCCTGATTCCAAAACCCAGGAGCTCTGCTTGAAAATGAGAGCTCGTCGTCACGATGCCTTTGCGGCCCTGTTTATTGATCTGGAGGGAACATTAGACCACCTGAATGCCAAAGAACTCTTGAAAAGGATTACACAAGCAGGACGTGAGGCCAAAATGGATATCGTGGTCAACTTTGAGCATATAAAACATGCGACCCCGAAAGCTATTTACACCTTATTTGATGGGGAAATTCTCCGAGCCATCACTCCCCACACAAAATTACGCTATCGAAACTTAAAAGAAGCCTTTCAATCCATTGTTTCCGAAATCGCTCTTGAAAATTTGGACCTGTTTGATGAGGATATCCAGCATGCATGATTTTCACTACCAGGGGGACGAATTATTCTGTGAGGAGGTCCCCATTCGCCAAATTACCGCACAGGTGGGGACTCCCTGCTACATTTA from Nitrospiraceae bacterium includes these protein-coding regions:
- the argH gene encoding argininosuccinate lyase, encoding MKKRTGAPSLKTLSHSSASPQTKLPQTPGDSKLWGGRFQGQTHQLVETFTASINVDRRLYEYDIEGSIAHCKTLQRAKVLPQRECQSIIRGLLTIREDIRAGRHQWKTEDEDVHMSIERRLTELIGPVGGKLHTGRSRNDQVTLDLRLYLRDTIQHLSNDLRVLQQSLVTLAERYMGVIMPGYTHLQRAQPVLFSHHALAYVEMVERDKGRLHDALVRINVMPLGSGALAGNNYPIDRHYTASLLHFPCVTQNSLDAVSDRDYVIEVLSACAIVMMHLSRLSEELILWSSQEFHFTDLPDGFCTGSSMMPQKKNPDVPELIRGKTGRVYGHLLSLLTTLKGLPLSYNRDLQEDKEPLFDTLDTVTISVNIYAELLNQLTIQPEPMKEAVSQGFLLATELADYLVKKGMPFRESHHVVGSLVRECLAKGKDLGQLTQQDLQNASSSFDPKAFQVLTPEAAINSKNIIGGTAKAQVTKQIKGWKKSLQAEMKRSIKNQ
- the argF gene encoding ornithine carbamoyltransferase, translated to MSSPRQSSRTGKSTSSAQRKKRTDLPKDLLTVADIPRNTIHHLIALAQKMKAARTQGRTTFPLKGKTLGLIFEKPSTRTRVSFEAGMNQLGGQAIFLASEKIQLSRGESLADTAKVLTRYLDGLVVRTFNQTSLEEWARHTSIPVINGLTDDCHPCQALADLLTIVEHRVHAKGLKLAYIGDGNNITHSLIEIGAKVGMHVTVGCPQGYEPDPHIVEAAQKEGQQTGARIEITHDPNIAATDADVIYTDVWISMGQEHQQEPRMEALAPYQVNGRLMQQAKPDALLMHCLPAHRGEEITEDVLDGPQSVVLDQAENRLHIQKAILLQWLGRSPL
- a CDS encoding IS630 family transposase, translated to MFTAATALPCDAKQKKRLEDLVRAGKTPQKVALRAKIVLLAARGLSNNRIAKEMQTTRPTVLLWRTRFERFGYPGLLKDWQRPGRKPKISEETVREVIELTLHRQPKGATHWSTRTLAKQTGLSHVAIQRIWKHHGLQPHRVETFKISTDDRFVEKIRDIVGLYLKPPERALVLSVDEKSQIQALDRTQPGLPMKRGRCGTMTHDYKRHGTTTLFAALNMLDGTVIGECLPRHRSQEFIRFLKTIDHATPPALDLHLIVDNYSTHKSPAVQRWLKRHPRVHFHFTPTSASWLNMVERWFRELTQRRLRRGVFKSVPDLIAAIEDFLRHHNENPKIFTWHKDADTILAKIKHCKEALVT
- a CDS encoding acyl-CoA desaturase yields the protein MSRTLDPSLAGTPQRDYPTMILFGIIVLTTIVGLPLYAYFYDFSWVDWTMFVMLYLFTGLGITVGYHRLITHRSFKCPNWIKAIFLIAGGMALENSALRWASDHIRHHARCDQKEDPYNATLGFWHSHCGWIFWKDPNRDPKYATRLLQDPLILWQDKYYLPILLSGLVLPFVVGLLYNGWIGGVGCFLLAGLARTFFVLNSTFFINSICHIWGDQPHGTSDSSRDSWWISLLTFGEGYHNYHHMYQSDYRNGVRWYNFDPSKWLIWTLSKLGLAYDLRRQAPNQP
- a CDS encoding methionine adenosyltransferase, giving the protein MRQTNFLFTSESVTEGHPDKIADQISDGILDAIIAKDKNCRVACETILTTGIAFVAGEISTRAYVEIPEIIRETIREVGYTDATWGFDYSTCSVLTAIHNQSGDIAMGVDSGGAGDQGLMFGYASNETPELMPMPIILAHRLTRRLAEVRKKNILPWVRPDGKSQVTVEYKNGKPVRIDTIVLSTQHSDAVTSKKIEKDVMEKVIIPVMPKKFFNQKNIKFHINPTGRFVTGGPMGDTGLTGRKIIVDTYGGVGSHGGGAFSGKDPSKVDRSASYMARYIAKNVVAAQLAEKCEVQLAYAIGVAEPVSVLVDTKGTEKASVEQIEKLIIKHFPLTPRGIIEHLKLRRPIYKRTAAYGHFGRNEPGFTWEKTDIANLLRKGAGL
- a CDS encoding aspartate aminotransferase family protein, encoding MITSELQQNTGRFLMNTYTRLPISLVRGNGCLVYDAEGREYLDCLAGIAVNILGHAQPDLVETITRQARQLIHTSNLFYTEPQTSLAQKLVELSFADKVFFCNSGTEANEAAIKLARRYAHNTFGPERFEILTMVNSFHGRTLASLTATGQPKLQEGFGPLVPGFRYAPFNDLDALKANITPQTAAVLLEPIQAEGGIMVPHPSYLKGLREFCTENHILLIFDEVQTGMGRTGTLFAYEQFGIQPDIMTLAKGLGGGLPIGACLATDNVAAAFEPGTHASTFGGNPLACAVALKVIELLIEGGKLEHGLVAGRYLAKGLSSLQEQFSCIHEARGIGLLQGLELTIDGKPLVLECLDRRVLINCTMGKVLRFVPPLIISNAQIDRLLSVLSDVLSKHR
- a CDS encoding adenosylhomocysteinase, which produces MTKAASTDYKVADIRLADWGRKELRIAETEMPALMALREKYHASQPLKGAKILGCIHMTIQTGVLIETLIELGAEVRWSSCNIFSTQDHAAAAIAAKGIPVFAWKGETEQEYEWCLEQTILKDGQPWDANMVLDDGGDLTMMLHQKYPAMLNQIHGITEETTTGVHRLQEMLKKGTLKVPAINVNDSITKSKNDNKYGCRHSLNDAIKRATDHLLSGKKALVIGYGDVGKGSAQSLRQEGMIVKISEIDPICAMQACMDGYEVVSPYKGGINTGKVEDTNSDLLQNTDIVVTATGNLNVCDSAILRSLKSGAVVCNIGHFDNEIDTAFMRKNWKWEEVKPQVHTVYRDKASNDHLILLSEGRLVNLGNGTGHPSRVMDGSFANQVLAQIYLYERKFADQKDGPITVQVLPKHLDEEVAAHMVRGFGGVITKLTQTQADYIHVPINGPFKEDSYKY